The Antedon mediterranea chromosome 11, ecAntMedi1.1, whole genome shotgun sequence genome window below encodes:
- the LOC140062839 gene encoding acid-sensing ion channel 1-like, which produces MYHQGGIKDSKHFVEDSLFVRRNNEIFYSNCDIPGYVGAAPYSGERHWTNRQWRDDMDIATTEHRGKNLALQSMVNMPIKRRIRDDEEEEVKGRCCGSSFDVFSDETSFHGLKHIKGGNNWSRRISWLIILILALIGLTYQIQRSVSKYFDYPKNTNLDYVTKSSVPFPKVTVCNINMFKFDEVTPLMGGFVYFFIYGLRYLQSLTPDVGITTADDDNWVLDETKYPGDKNLQQFIKYNAHRMEEMLQVCMFNGVECGPSNFTLTYTNYGACYVFNPPTGKTNIKNAGQRRGLSMILNVEHIQYISAPRENVGFRIAIDGQNDIPDLEASGVDVATGMRASIGIRKQTITSLPKPHGTCIESGHRQLKYTNDSYTQSRCYLECETDYFMEACGCRTYYVPGNADQVFCSPANLTGCYLPKYDEFSDHREEYCDCKEACDVENFLKTPSYSRFPSRGVPQTFVVTNQHKYFALGLGFKVKRSMEATRNAISEQLLESVGDMVDETADELNMQGVFEVDQEYVAQFEWQFSIFCYDMIFYLVHILGDNIYYDVTAALSEDDEFNKTHTGVDSDFYQEILEEADKGLRNQIDAIHETMLIATKETPSANLTEEDAELFTDVLLGKLIVIAYPLVWDSCFAFGIHIYTTSDILFLTQEYIADNLARVDIYYETLNVEEVVEQPGYEFFSIVCDLGGALGLFFGASLVAFVEAIDFWLIKGCCAPKKKPMK; this is translated from the exons ATGTATCATCAAGGTGGAATTAAAGATTCAAAGCATTTTGTAGAAGATTCGTTGTTTGTCAGAAGAAACAACGAGATATTTTATAGTAATTGCGATATTCCCGGTTATGTCGGTGCAGCCCCGTACAGTGGTGAGAGACATTGGACTAACAGACAGTGGAGAGACGATATGGATATTGCTACAACTGAACACAGAGGAAAGAACTTGGCTCTACAAAGCATGGTAAATATGCCGATTAAAAGACGCATACGGGACGATGAGGAAGAGGAAGTAAAAGGGAGATGTTGTGGGTCAAGCTTCGATGTCTTCAGTGACGAGACATCATTCCATGGCTTAAAACACATCAAGGGAGGAAACAACTGGAGCAGAAG AATATCTTGGTTGATAATTCTCATATTGGCTTTGATTGGTCTCACATATCAAATACAACGTTCAGTAAGCAAGTACTTTGATTATCCGAAAAACACCAACTTGGATTATGTTACCAAATCATCAGTACCGTTTCCTAAAGTTACCGTGTGCAATATCAATATGTTCAA ATTTGATGAGGTAACTCCATTAATGGGTGGCTTCGTATACTTTTTCATATACGGTCTTCGATACCTTCAAAGTCTGACACCTGACGTTGGTATAACTACGGCAGATGACGATAATTGGGTATTAGACGAAACTAAATACCCCGGTGATAAAAATCTACAACAATTTATCAAGTATAATGCTCATCGGATGGAAGAAATGCTGCAAGT ATGTATGTTCAATGGTGTTGAATGCGGCCCGAGTAATTTTACGCTAACCTACACAAATTACGGAGCGTGCTATGTCTTCAATCCACCAACTGGCAagacaaatataaaaaatgcaG GACAACGCCGTGGACTTAGCATGATACTCAATGTTGagcacatacagtacatatcgGCTCCGAGAGAAAACGTCGGTTTCAGAATCGCAATTGACGGCCAGAACGACATCCCGGATTTAGAGGCGTCAGGCGTGGATGTCGCCACTGGAATGCGCGCGTCAATAGGCATACGAAAACAAACT ATAACCTCGTTACCAAAACCACATGGAACGTGTATTGAAAGCGGACATAGGCAGCTGAAGTACACAAACGATTCGTACACGCAATCTCGCTGTTACCTTGAATGTGAAACTGATTATTTTATGGAGGCGTGCGGATGCCGGACTTACTACGTACCTGGCA atGCAGATCAAGTGTTCTGTTCGCCGGCTAACTTAACTGGATGCTACCTCCCAAAATACG ACGAATTTTCTGATCATCGAGAGGAGTACTGTGACTGTAAAGAGGCATGTGACGTTGAAAACTTTCTGAAAACGCCGTCGTATAGTCGTTTTCCTTCTCGCGGTGTGCCACAGACGTTTGTTGTGACTAACCAGCACAAATACTTTGCACTAGGCCTAGGATTTAAAGTCAA ACGAAGCATGGAGGCAACACGAAACGCCATTTCAGAACAGTTGCTTGAATCTGTAGGTGACATGGTAGATGAAACGGCCGATGAACTTAACATGCAGGGTGTGTTTGAAGTGGACCAAGAATATGTTGCACAATTTGAATGGCAATTCTCAATATTTTGCTATGATATGATATTTTATTTGGTCCACATACTCGGCGATAATATATATTACGATGTTACGGCGGCTTTAAGTGAAGACGACGAGTTTAACAAGACACATACTGGAGTTGATTCCGATTTCTATCAAGAGATTCTAGAAGAAGCTGATAAAGGACTTCGTAACCAGATTGACGCTATACACGAAACAATGCTAATCGCCACCAAAGAAACCCCATCGGCGAACTTGACCGAAGAAGACGCAGAACTCTTTACTGACGTATTATTGGGTAAACTAATCGTGATTGCTTATCCTCTAGTTTGGGATTCCTGTTTTGCGTTTGGCATACACATTTACACCACCAGTGATATATTGTTCTTAACGCAAGAATACATAGC TGATAATTTGGCTCGAGTGGACATCTACTATGAAACATTGAACGTCGAAGAGGTAGTAGAGCAACCGGGCTACGAGTTTTTCTCTATCGTAT GCGATCTTGGTGGTGCTCTGGGGCTATTCTTTGGTGCCAGTCTTGTAGCATTTGTTGAAGCGATTGATTTCTGGCTCATTAAAGGATGCTGTGCACCGAAAAAGAAACCAATGAAATGA